A single Altererythrobacter sp. BO-6 DNA region contains:
- a CDS encoding RlmE family RNA methyltransferase, translating into MSRSGRNPDKRVKTAKGRTASQVRWLERQLNDPYVKQAKAEGYRSRAAYKLIELDEKFGLIRGAKRVVDLGIAPGGWSQVVRKLAPKATVVGIDLLPTEPIEGVTIFQMDFMDDAAPAALEEALGGKADLILSDMAANTVGHKQTDHLRTMGLVEAGAWFAIDNLAPGGTFVAKVLAGGTDTELLKLLKTHFKTVKHAKPPASRKGSSEWYVIAQGYKGGEAGS; encoded by the coding sequence GTGAGCCGTTCGGGCCGCAACCCTGACAAGCGGGTCAAGACCGCCAAGGGGCGCACTGCGTCACAGGTTCGCTGGCTCGAGCGCCAGCTCAACGATCCCTATGTCAAGCAGGCCAAGGCGGAGGGCTACCGCAGCCGCGCGGCCTATAAGCTGATCGAGCTGGACGAGAAATTCGGCCTGATCCGCGGTGCGAAACGCGTGGTCGACCTGGGCATCGCCCCGGGCGGCTGGAGCCAGGTGGTGCGCAAGCTGGCGCCGAAAGCCACGGTGGTCGGGATCGACCTGCTGCCGACCGAACCGATCGAAGGCGTCACGATCTTCCAGATGGACTTCATGGACGATGCCGCCCCTGCCGCACTGGAAGAAGCGCTGGGCGGCAAGGCGGACTTGATCCTGTCAGACATGGCGGCAAACACCGTCGGTCACAAGCAGACCGATCATTTGCGCACCATGGGCCTGGTCGAGGCTGGGGCATGGTTCGCGATCGACAATCTCGCCCCCGGCGGCACTTTCGTGGCCAAGGTGCTGGCGGGCGGGACCGACACCGAATTGCTCAAGCTGCTGAAGACGCATTTCAAGACGGTGAAACACGCCAAGCCGCCCGCCAGCCGCAAGGGCTCTTCCGAATGGTATGTCATCGCGCAGGGCTACAAGGGCGGCGAGGCTGGGTCCTGA
- a CDS encoding Ppx/GppA phosphatase family protein, translated as MADFSPPDGKNRAGSKRGGKSGKVADFRYKRPAKPNEPKAARAQNPRVKPSGPRSNSDRGAKPANRPPAPKPFNQPGPRPGQAYAALDLGTNNCRLLIARPSGDSFTVIDAFSRVVRLGEGLAKSGRLSDAAMDRTVQALSVCAEKLRRRNVYLARSVATEACRRAANGEAFIARVREETGIALDIISAEEEARLAVLGCQILLEPGTGPAIIFDIGGGSTELVLLEQGSGVPEMVDWLSVPWGVVSLTDTVGRVEGTAEERAARYAEMRRVVRDSFAAFADRIAPAAKQGDLRLLGTSGTVTTLASLHLGLPQYDRNAVDGLIVPAQSMRVITGKLAGLSPEERSEVPCIGRDRAELVVAGCAILDSIIDIWPATRLGVADRGIREGILRSLMAHELAHPHPLHENRPAWPARDPSLGYSK; from the coding sequence ATGGCGGATTTTTCTCCGCCGGACGGTAAAAACAGGGCAGGCTCAAAAAGGGGCGGTAAGTCCGGCAAGGTAGCCGATTTCCGCTACAAGCGCCCCGCCAAGCCCAATGAACCCAAGGCCGCGCGGGCACAAAATCCGCGCGTCAAGCCGTCCGGTCCACGCAGCAACAGCGATCGTGGCGCCAAGCCGGCGAATCGCCCACCTGCGCCCAAGCCCTTCAATCAGCCCGGCCCGCGCCCTGGCCAGGCCTATGCCGCGCTGGACCTTGGCACCAACAATTGCCGCCTGCTGATCGCCCGGCCATCGGGGGACAGCTTTACCGTGATCGACGCCTTCAGCCGTGTGGTGCGGCTGGGCGAAGGACTGGCCAAATCAGGCCGGTTGAGCGATGCGGCGATGGACCGCACGGTGCAAGCGCTATCGGTGTGCGCGGAGAAATTGCGCCGCCGCAATGTCTACCTCGCCCGCTCGGTGGCGACCGAGGCGTGCCGCCGCGCTGCCAATGGCGAGGCTTTCATTGCCCGCGTGCGCGAGGAAACCGGCATCGCGCTCGACATTATCAGCGCGGAAGAGGAAGCGCGGCTGGCGGTACTCGGCTGCCAGATCCTGCTGGAGCCCGGCACCGGCCCGGCGATCATCTTCGACATCGGCGGCGGGTCGACTGAACTGGTCCTGCTTGAACAGGGCAGCGGCGTGCCTGAAATGGTCGACTGGCTGAGCGTGCCCTGGGGTGTAGTCTCGCTGACCGATACGGTCGGCAGGGTCGAAGGCACCGCCGAGGAGCGCGCCGCGCGCTATGCCGAGATGCGCCGCGTGGTGCGCGACAGCTTCGCCGCCTTTGCCGACCGCATTGCACCGGCTGCCAAACAAGGCGATCTGCGCCTGCTGGGCACCAGCGGCACGGTAACAACGTTGGCCAGCCTGCACCTGGGCCTGCCGCAATATGACCGCAACGCCGTGGACGGCCTGATCGTCCCCGCCCAGTCGATGCGCGTGATAACGGGGAAGCTGGCGGGCCTGTCGCCCGAAGAACGGAGCGAAGTTCCCTGCATTGGGCGAGACCGGGCCGAACTGGTGGTGGCCGGATGCGCGATCCTCGATTCGATCATCGACATCTGGCCGGCGACCCGGCTTGGCGTGGCCGACCGCGGCATCCGCGAAGGCATATTGCGTAGCCTGATGGCGCATGAGCTGGCCCATCCGCATCCGCTGCATGAGAACCGGCCCGCCTGGCCGGCGCGTGACCCGTCGCTGGGCTATTCGAAGTGA
- a CDS encoding prephenate dehydratase produces the protein MHSFPAPALAMVEKMRESAAADPARAIAFQGSPGANSHRAALEACPECLPLPCFSFEDALDAVKAGKAGCAIIPIENSQHGRVADIHFLLPESGLKIVGEYFMPIDHALMGVGKGPYTAAYSHPQALGQSRVFLRERGIVPMSYADTAGAAAFVAEKGDPTLAAVSPPIAAELYGLEIAEEHVQDSPDNMTRFVICAREEIDPATLAGEEAITTFIFEVKNIPAALYKALGGFATNGVNMTKLESYQKGTSFSASMFYADIIGAPGDPRIDRALEELAFHSKELTILGSYRQARKRG, from the coding sequence ATGCACAGTTTTCCCGCTCCGGCATTGGCGATGGTCGAAAAGATGCGCGAATCGGCCGCCGCCGATCCGGCGCGCGCGATCGCCTTCCAGGGCTCGCCCGGTGCCAATTCGCACCGCGCCGCGCTGGAGGCTTGCCCCGAATGCCTGCCGCTGCCCTGCTTCAGTTTCGAGGATGCGCTGGACGCGGTGAAGGCTGGCAAGGCAGGCTGCGCGATCATCCCGATCGAGAATTCGCAGCATGGCCGGGTGGCCGATATCCATTTCCTGCTGCCGGAAAGCGGGCTTAAGATCGTAGGCGAATATTTCATGCCGATCGATCATGCCCTGATGGGCGTGGGCAAGGGACCCTATACCGCCGCTTACAGCCACCCGCAGGCACTGGGCCAGTCGCGCGTGTTCCTGCGCGAACGCGGGATCGTGCCGATGAGCTATGCCGATACGGCGGGCGCCGCAGCCTTCGTGGCGGAAAAAGGCGATCCCACGCTGGCAGCCGTATCGCCACCAATTGCGGCCGAACTCTACGGGCTGGAGATCGCCGAGGAGCATGTGCAGGATTCGCCGGACAACATGACCCGCTTCGTGATCTGCGCTCGCGAGGAGATCGATCCTGCCACGTTGGCAGGTGAAGAGGCGATCACCACCTTCATCTTCGAAGTAAAGAATATCCCCGCCGCGCTCTACAAGGCGCTGGGCGGCTTCGCGACCAATGGCGTCAACATGACCAAGCTGGAAAGCTACCAGAAGGGCACCAGTTTTTCCGCCTCGATGTTCTATGCCGATATCATCGGCGCACCAGGCGACCCGCGCATTGACCGCGCGCTGGAGGAACTGGCCTTTCATAGTAAAGAGCTGACGATACTCGGCAGCTATCGCCAGGCCCGCAAGCGCGGCTAA
- a CDS encoding LOG family protein, which translates to MDKKIKEHDLVDHKFYHAGQEAPFQECTEDPGTPQTRHPAYRLAFADNDFLLRDELRPVRFQLELLKPEMLLEEAGVGSTLVMYGSARIPSPEEADRLVAEASDERRPIAERLAANSKYYTEAYKLARQVSELAIVENGKRQFVICSGGGPSIMEAANRGASDAGAESIGLNISLPHEQYPNAYVTPYLSFQFHYFALRKLHFLLRARAVAVFPGGFGTLDEFLELLTLIQTGKMKPIPVLLFGKDFWSRVINFDALVEEGTINREDLDLFKWCESADEAWCHIAEFYDLEC; encoded by the coding sequence ATGGACAAGAAAATCAAAGAACACGATCTGGTAGACCACAAGTTCTACCATGCCGGGCAGGAAGCGCCGTTCCAGGAATGCACTGAAGACCCCGGTACGCCGCAGACGCGCCATCCGGCCTATCGGCTGGCCTTTGCCGACAATGATTTCCTGCTGCGCGACGAATTGCGCCCGGTGCGTTTCCAGCTTGAGCTGCTCAAGCCCGAAATGCTGCTGGAAGAGGCGGGCGTCGGGTCAACGCTGGTGATGTATGGTTCAGCCCGTATTCCTTCGCCAGAGGAAGCAGATAGACTCGTGGCCGAAGCCTCTGACGAGCGCCGCCCGATCGCGGAACGGCTGGCCGCGAATTCGAAATACTACACCGAAGCCTATAAGCTTGCGCGGCAGGTAAGCGAGCTGGCGATCGTCGAGAATGGCAAGCGCCAGTTCGTGATCTGCTCGGGCGGTGGCCCTTCGATCATGGAAGCGGCCAATCGCGGTGCCAGCGATGCCGGGGCAGAATCGATCGGGCTTAATATCTCGCTCCCGCATGAGCAGTATCCCAACGCCTATGTCACGCCCTACCTCAGCTTCCAGTTCCACTACTTCGCGCTACGCAAGCTGCATTTCCTGTTACGTGCACGTGCTGTCGCCGTATTCCCCGGCGGCTTCGGCACGCTCGACGAATTCCTGGAACTGCTGACGCTGATCCAGACCGGCAAGATGAAGCCGATCCCGGTGCTGCTGTTCGGCAAGGACTTCTGGAGCCGCGTGATCAATTTCGACGCGCTGGTGGAAGAAGGCACGATCAACCGCGAGGATCTCGACCTGTTCAAATGGTGTGAGAGCGCGGATGAGGCATGGTGCCACATCGCGGAATTCTACGATCTGGAATGCTGA
- a CDS encoding MoxR family ATPase: MSDPATPMSLDELRELASAIRTEVGKAIVGQSDLLAHLLIALVSQGHVLLEGPPGTAKTLLAQSFASTLGLDFGRIQFTPDLLPGDILGSNLFNFQTSQFTLTRGPIFCDLLLADEINRTPPKTQAALLEAMQERRVTLDGETHQLPDHFMVVATQNPIENQGVYPLPEAQLDRFLFKLLVPYPAAEEEAAIVSRYGQYQGPPRPADLGVSAVADPALLARAGKVIAGVTASQEVIDYVVRLVRATREHADLAVGASPRAAVLLANAARARAALEGRDYVIPDDVKALAISTLRHRLSLSAAAEIEGRDIEALVSELVESTEAPR; encoded by the coding sequence ATGAGCGATCCTGCCACTCCCATGTCGCTGGACGAATTGCGCGAACTGGCGAGCGCGATCCGCACCGAAGTGGGCAAGGCCATCGTCGGCCAATCCGACCTGCTCGCCCATTTGCTGATCGCGCTGGTGAGCCAGGGCCATGTGCTGCTCGAAGGCCCGCCGGGCACCGCCAAAACCCTACTGGCGCAAAGCTTTGCCTCGACGCTGGGGCTCGATTTCGGCCGGATCCAGTTCACGCCCGACCTGCTGCCGGGTGACATCCTCGGCTCCAACCTGTTCAATTTCCAGACCAGCCAGTTCACGCTGACGCGCGGCCCGATCTTCTGCGACCTGCTGCTGGCGGACGAGATCAACCGCACCCCGCCCAAGACGCAAGCCGCCTTGCTGGAAGCCATGCAGGAGCGGCGGGTGACGCTGGATGGCGAAACGCATCAGTTGCCCGATCACTTCATGGTGGTGGCGACGCAGAATCCGATCGAAAACCAGGGGGTCTATCCCTTGCCAGAGGCGCAGCTTGACCGGTTCCTGTTCAAGCTGCTGGTGCCCTATCCCGCGGCCGAGGAGGAAGCGGCGATCGTCAGCCGCTATGGCCAGTATCAGGGCCCGCCGCGCCCTGCCGACCTTGGCGTGAGCGCCGTTGCCGACCCCGCGCTGCTGGCGCGTGCGGGCAAGGTTATCGCCGGCGTTACCGCCTCGCAGGAAGTGATCGACTATGTCGTGCGGCTGGTGCGTGCGACCCGCGAGCATGCCGACTTGGCCGTGGGCGCCAGCCCGCGTGCGGCGGTGCTGTTGGCCAATGCCGCACGCGCCCGCGCCGCGCTGGAGGGGCGCGATTACGTGATCCCCGATGACGTCAAGGCGCTCGCCATTTCCACCTTGCGCCACCGCCTAAGCCTGAGCGCGGCAGCCGAGATCGAAGGGCGCGACATCGAAGCGCTGGTGAGCGAGCTGGTTGAAAGCACCGAGGCGCCGCGCTGA
- a CDS encoding stage II sporulation protein M, whose protein sequence is MKAPLLARWRRPGEIEAPPDAASAVLRSDRFRLEREGEWRRLEAILARMEGGSMRRVSDEDLLALPALYRTAASSLAVARETSLDAATLAYLESLVQRAWFQVYGPQTGLWGWLRGFLLGGWSRAVREIWLDLCIALAAMVAGTVVGWLLVARDKEWFWSLVSPEMAGPRVPGADREQLLETLGTEANADGLSMFAAYLFSNNAGVAILAFALGFAFGIPSLMLLVHNMALLGAMLFVFSGAGLTLEFSAWLSVHGTTELFAILLAGAAGLHIGRSMAFPGERSIMAAAQQGGRRAAVVMSGVVLMLLVAAFLEGFTRQLVGSTSDRLLIGGTMLALWLAYFFAYRPRNRSGDGT, encoded by the coding sequence ATGAAGGCGCCGCTCCTCGCCAGATGGCGGCGCCCCGGGGAAATCGAGGCCCCGCCCGATGCCGCCAGCGCCGTGCTGCGATCCGACCGGTTCCGGCTGGAACGCGAAGGCGAATGGCGCCGGCTGGAAGCGATCCTGGCGCGGATGGAAGGCGGATCGATGCGTCGCGTCAGCGACGAAGACCTGCTGGCACTGCCCGCGCTCTATCGCACCGCTGCCTCCAGCCTGGCGGTGGCGCGCGAGACCTCGCTCGATGCGGCGACGCTGGCTTATCTGGAATCGCTGGTCCAGCGCGCCTGGTTCCAGGTCTATGGCCCGCAAACCGGACTGTGGGGCTGGCTGCGCGGGTTCCTGCTGGGCGGCTGGAGCCGCGCCGTGCGCGAGATCTGGCTGGACCTGTGCATCGCGCTGGCAGCGATGGTGGCGGGCACTGTGGTCGGCTGGTTGCTGGTGGCGCGCGACAAGGAGTGGTTCTGGTCGCTGGTCTCGCCGGAAATGGCCGGGCCGCGCGTGCCGGGCGCGGATCGCGAGCAATTGCTGGAAACGCTGGGTACCGAGGCCAATGCTGACGGGTTGTCGATGTTCGCGGCCTATCTGTTCAGCAACAACGCCGGGGTGGCGATCCTGGCCTTTGCGCTCGGCTTTGCGTTCGGCATCCCCTCGCTGATGCTGCTGGTCCACAATATGGCGCTGCTGGGTGCAATGCTGTTCGTCTTCAGCGGCGCCGGGCTGACGCTGGAATTCAGCGCCTGGCTGAGCGTGCACGGCACCACCGAACTCTTCGCGATCCTGCTGGCGGGTGCGGCCGGGCTGCACATCGGCCGATCGATGGCCTTCCCCGGCGAGCGGTCGATCATGGCGGCGGCGCAACAAGGCGGGCGGCGCGCGGCGGTGGTGATGAGCGGTGTTGTGCTGATGCTGCTGGTGGCAGCTTTCCTTGAAGGCTTTACCCGCCAACTGGTCGGCTCGACCAGCGACCGCCTGCTGATCGGCGGCACCATGCTGGCTTTGTGGCTCGCCTATTTCTTTGCCTACCGCCCGCGTAACCGCAGCGGGGACGGAACATGA
- a CDS encoding DUF4350 domain-containing protein yields MSARAASPFSPRAVLAIVVIGALSFLALLYFIGAGDTGNRSGDGGAHAASKGLNGYAALAQLLKAQGYKVTQSRSPTALETRDLLVLTPPMYTDAEELGAILEQRRYVGPTMVILPKWWAMPFGRELPEQLKGKVKPEWVKLGFASEAGWATRLTGGYSFTHTLEEERPRPARWSGLDYSGATPTETLAYAQPKGDFVTLVRDGSGKVLAFIADDYANGGGDDEYVEQVIFVAEPDLLNNYGLADPARAALALALVREAGYGEEMPVTFDLTLNGLGATQNLLTLAFRPPFLAATLCLIAALIVVGWRAFLRFGPARAEAPASAFGKSRLITSGARLVLRARRLPLLTAPYAELSARRLGRLLGLPHPTPQAIDEALRRRLPEDEPFSIRAEALRQARKPSEILGAAAHLHELERKLTR; encoded by the coding sequence ATGAGCGCCCGCGCAGCCTCTCCCTTTTCGCCGCGCGCGGTGCTGGCGATCGTCGTGATCGGGGCGCTGTCTTTCCTCGCGCTGCTCTATTTCATCGGCGCGGGCGACACCGGCAACCGCTCTGGCGATGGCGGCGCGCATGCCGCATCGAAGGGGCTCAATGGCTATGCCGCCCTGGCGCAGTTGCTCAAAGCGCAAGGCTATAAGGTGACGCAATCGCGCAGCCCGACCGCGCTTGAGACGCGCGATCTTCTGGTGCTGACACCGCCGATGTATACCGACGCGGAAGAGCTGGGGGCAATCCTTGAGCAGCGCCGCTATGTCGGCCCGACCATGGTCATTTTGCCCAAATGGTGGGCCATGCCGTTCGGCCGCGAACTGCCCGAACAGCTCAAGGGCAAGGTCAAACCCGAATGGGTCAAGCTCGGTTTCGCCAGCGAAGCCGGCTGGGCCACCCGATTGACCGGCGGTTACTCCTTCACCCACACGCTGGAAGAGGAGCGGCCCCGCCCCGCGCGGTGGAGCGGGCTCGATTATTCCGGCGCAACGCCGACCGAGACGCTGGCCTATGCCCAGCCCAAGGGCGATTTCGTTACTTTGGTGCGCGACGGCTCAGGCAAGGTGCTGGCGTTTATCGCAGACGATTATGCCAATGGCGGCGGGGATGACGAATATGTCGAGCAAGTCATTTTCGTTGCCGAGCCGGACTTGCTGAACAATTACGGACTGGCCGATCCGGCGCGGGCGGCACTGGCACTCGCACTGGTGCGGGAAGCGGGCTACGGCGAGGAAATGCCGGTCACTTTCGACCTGACGCTCAACGGCCTGGGCGCAACGCAGAACCTGCTCACCCTGGCCTTTCGCCCGCCCTTCCTCGCGGCCACGCTGTGCCTGATTGCGGCGCTGATCGTGGTCGGCTGGCGGGCTTTCCTGCGCTTCGGACCGGCGCGGGCAGAGGCACCCGCCAGCGCATTCGGCAAGAGCCGGCTGATCACCAGCGGGGCGCGGCTGGTGCTGCGCGCGCGGCGGCTGCCCCTGCTCACCGCGCCCTATGCCGAGCTTTCAGCCCGGCGGCTCGGGCGGCTACTCGGCCTGCCGCATCCCACGCCGCAGGCCATCGACGAAGCGCTGCGCCGCCGCCTGCCCGAAGACGAGCCCTTTTCGATCCGCGCCGAGGCCCTGCGGCAAGCGCGCAAACCATCCGAAATCCTCGGTGCCGCCGCGCACCTGCACGAACTTGAGAGGAAACTGACCCGATGA
- a CDS encoding cytochrome c family protein — protein MDDRFNTAAGWVLFAGIIALGLSVLSGKYFHGDKAERPEQLGYVIEGAETEDDGAGAGPDLGTLLASATAEAGEKVFAKCSACHTIEQGGANGIGPNLWAVMGTEVGKHMAGYAYSPALSGHGGSWTWENMDAWLKNPRAFADGTKMSFAGLSSAEDRANLMVYMESMGGAPARPAPAVVEEAPAEDAAAEGEAAEGEAAEGEAAPADAAA, from the coding sequence ATGGACGATCGTTTCAATACCGCCGCCGGTTGGGTGCTCTTTGCCGGTATCATCGCGCTGGGCCTGTCGGTGCTCAGCGGCAAGTATTTCCACGGCGACAAGGCCGAACGGCCCGAGCAGTTGGGCTATGTCATCGAAGGCGCTGAAACCGAGGATGACGGTGCAGGCGCGGGCCCGGACCTGGGCACTTTGCTGGCGTCGGCAACTGCAGAAGCAGGCGAGAAGGTCTTCGCCAAGTGCTCTGCCTGCCACACGATCGAACAGGGCGGCGCCAACGGCATCGGCCCCAATCTGTGGGCGGTCATGGGCACGGAAGTTGGCAAGCACATGGCCGGTTATGCATATAGCCCGGCGCTTTCGGGCCATGGCGGCAGCTGGACCTGGGAAAACATGGACGCGTGGCTCAAGAACCCGCGCGCCTTTGCTGACGGCACCAAGATGAGCTTTGCCGGCCTCAGCAGCGCGGAAGATCGCGCTAACCTGATGGTCTATATGGAAAGCATGGGCGGCGCGCCGGCGCGTCCGGCTCCGGCGGTAGTGGAAGAGGCTCCGGCCGAAGACGCAGCAGCCGAAGGCGAAGCGGCTGAAGGCGAAGCTGCCGAGGGTGAAGCTGCTCCGGCTGACGCTGCAGCCTGA
- the thiD gene encoding bifunctional hydroxymethylpyrimidine kinase/phosphomethylpyrimidine kinase: MSAKPPPRILSIAGSDSSGGAGIQADIKTITMLGGYAMTAITAATAQNSVGVQAITPLSGAFVAQQIASCVADIGVDAVKIGMLHDRDIIEHVAAALDTLPEGTPVVLDPVMIATSGSPLIAPDAMAAIEDLLFERATLLTPNLPELEHMAERELRDSGLMESAAGQLARSYGCHVLAKGGHTETQQVIDMLVAPDGKALQYSHARIDTRHTHGTGCTLSAAIATLLAHGQPLEHAITLARNFVYRAIEAAPGFGSGSGPLGHQAVRGG, translated from the coding sequence ATGAGTGCCAAACCCCCGCCGCGCATCCTCAGCATCGCCGGGTCCGACAGTTCGGGCGGCGCGGGGATCCAGGCCGACATCAAGACGATCACCATGCTGGGCGGCTACGCGATGACCGCGATCACCGCCGCGACCGCGCAAAACAGCGTGGGCGTGCAGGCGATCACGCCGCTGTCAGGCGCTTTCGTTGCGCAGCAGATCGCCTCCTGTGTCGCGGATATCGGGGTCGATGCTGTCAAGATCGGCATGCTGCACGATCGCGACATCATCGAACATGTTGCCGCCGCACTCGACACGCTGCCCGAAGGCACGCCGGTGGTGCTCGATCCGGTGATGATCGCTACCTCCGGCTCGCCGCTGATCGCGCCCGATGCCATGGCCGCGATCGAAGACCTGCTGTTCGAGCGCGCGACGCTGCTGACCCCCAACCTGCCCGAGCTCGAACATATGGCCGAGCGCGAATTGCGCGACAGCGGGTTGATGGAAAGCGCCGCCGGGCAATTGGCGCGCAGCTATGGCTGCCATGTCCTAGCCAAAGGCGGCCATACCGAGACGCAACAGGTGATCGACATGCTCGTCGCGCCAGACGGCAAGGCGCTGCAATACAGCCATGCGCGGATCGACACGCGCCACACCCATGGCACGGGCTGCACCCTGTCAGCTGCCATCGCCACGCTACTGGCGCATGGCCAGCCGCTGGAGCACGCAATCACACTGGCGCGCAATTTCGTCTACCGCGCGATCGAGGCCGCGCCCGGGTTCGGATCAGGCAGCGGCCCGCTCGGTCACCAGGCGGTGCGCGGCGGCTAG
- a CDS encoding DUF58 domain-containing protein, whose amino-acid sequence MRFDLPLVPTERAAWTVALLAPVALVIAAAAPGAWVIAPIAAVALLVLMLLDAWMAGEVQDWRVDAPGDTEVGEPLAISVSGRFAGSVTPRRIEAAIEADPRLGGDGRMQFDLRADGPSGSFAGTHRATPVRRGTGTIGRAWLRWHGPLGLGVRQVQRELDLAVRIWPDLSPVRSRDLQTFLRNAQLGLIARRLRGEGSQFEALSEYEPGMDRRWIDWKASARHTRLYARENEAERNNQIVFAFDCGQAMCEPVDGLPRIDRAVSAALTCAYVALKGGDRVALFGFAQRPGLMTPFISETRAFPRLQSAAAGLDYHTTEPNFTLAMAQLTSKLRRRSMVVLFSDFTDPTAAELMVESLGRLVRHHVVLFVTIADSEIEQFVHAAPADLTTLARSVTADTLARQRALVLERLRRLGVDVVEAPWRQIGPQLIDRYFAIKRHEAIG is encoded by the coding sequence ATGAGGTTCGACCTGCCCCTTGTACCAACCGAGCGCGCGGCGTGGACGGTGGCGCTGCTGGCGCCGGTTGCGCTGGTGATCGCCGCCGCCGCGCCCGGTGCATGGGTGATCGCCCCAATCGCCGCGGTGGCTCTGCTGGTGCTAATGCTGCTCGACGCTTGGATGGCGGGTGAGGTGCAGGATTGGCGGGTGGATGCGCCTGGCGATACGGAAGTGGGCGAACCGCTAGCGATAAGCGTATCAGGACGGTTTGCAGGGTCAGTCACGCCGCGGCGGATCGAAGCCGCGATAGAGGCTGATCCGCGACTGGGCGGCGACGGGCGGATGCAGTTCGATCTTCGGGCCGATGGTCCTTCCGGCAGCTTTGCAGGAACCCACAGAGCAACGCCGGTGCGGCGCGGCACCGGCACGATCGGGCGCGCGTGGCTGCGCTGGCACGGCCCGCTGGGACTGGGCGTGCGCCAGGTCCAGCGCGAGCTTGACCTGGCAGTGCGCATCTGGCCCGATCTGTCGCCGGTGCGCAGCCGCGATTTGCAGACCTTCCTGCGCAATGCCCAGTTGGGCCTGATCGCGCGGCGGCTGCGCGGCGAAGGCAGCCAGTTCGAAGCCTTGAGCGAATACGAACCGGGCATGGACCGTCGCTGGATCGACTGGAAGGCGAGCGCCCGCCACACCAGGCTCTACGCGCGCGAAAACGAAGCCGAACGCAACAACCAGATCGTCTTCGCCTTCGATTGCGGGCAGGCGATGTGCGAACCGGTCGATGGCTTGCCGCGGATCGACCGGGCGGTCTCGGCAGCGCTCACCTGCGCCTATGTCGCGCTCAAGGGCGGCGACCGCGTGGCGCTGTTCGGTTTTGCCCAACGGCCCGGCCTGATGACGCCTTTCATCAGCGAGACCCGCGCCTTTCCGCGCCTGCAAAGCGCGGCCGCCGGGCTCGATTACCATACGACCGAACCCAATTTCACGCTGGCGATGGCGCAGCTGACCAGCAAGCTGCGGCGGCGATCCATGGTGGTGCTGTTTTCGGATTTCACCGACCCCACCGCGGCTGAGCTGATGGTGGAAAGCCTGGGCCGGCTGGTGCGCCATCATGTCGTGCTGTTCGTGACGATCGCCGATAGCGAGATCGAGCAATTCGTCCACGCCGCCCCTGCAGACCTCACCACGCTGGCGCGCAGTGTCACGGCCGACACGCTGGCGCGCCAGCGCGCGCTGGTGCTTGAACGCTTGCGGCGGCTGGGCGTGGATGTGGTCGAAGCGCCCTGGCGGCAGATCGGCCCGCAACTGATCGATCGCTATTTCGCGATCAAGCGCCATGAGGCGATCGGATGA